A region of Ammospiza nelsoni isolate bAmmNel1 chromosome 8, bAmmNel1.pri, whole genome shotgun sequence DNA encodes the following proteins:
- the AVPI1 gene encoding arginine vasopressin-induced protein 1, which yields MGTPASVVSDSPGRPAPAARARKRASANIFQGVGLRELRSLFRSGGAERPEERARLVWRYAGQRRMARALRRLRRRRTAQPGGGMAALRRFEHLRIAEKKQEGDCGAKRGSGSMQQR from the exons ATGGGCACTCCGGCCTCGGTGGTGAGCGACTCTCCGGGACGGCCGGCGCCCGCAGCCCGCGCCCGCAAGCGGGCCTCGGCCAACATCTTCCAGGGCGTGGGGCTGCGAGAGCTGCGGAGCCTGTTCcggagcggcggggccgagcGGCCCGAGGAGCGCGCCCGCCTCGTCTGGCGGTACGCGGGCCAGCGGCGCATGGCGCGGGCCCTGCGGCGGCTCCGGCGGCGACGGACAGCCCAGCCCGGCGGTGGGATGGCCGCGCTACGGCGCTTCGAACACCTTCG GATCGCAGAGAAGAAGCAGGAGGGTGACTGCGGGGCCAAGAGGGGCTCGGGCTCCATGCAGCAGCGCTGA